In one window of Hyalangium ruber DNA:
- a CDS encoding SBBP repeat-containing protein: protein MSVFVYGRSMLAAAALSALGSGCGPDALPQGSLRSGFSVSSPGWNLVGVNFGTIRHDEATDLWIHPENGSVYVSGYENGTLGMTSVDPSGDTRGVIHKFSADLSSQGTAIKFGNGNGKSEVIEAVVGARSSSTSPWELYFAGRTTGSFNNTPNAGQYDTIAGWTSLTGTQKVFQFGTNRPQHPRRLALDNAGGMIISGYDDIYIPSNYVEAWEDPFVMKLQRSGTNLTVASGWPLQFNTGITDLLPGMAMKPDANAPIYIAGANASGSTRGMFVKKLQQNGTVEWVSQQSPVSVDMGAALHVLPDNNVLFTGSTYFDFGQPVIGEQDIVVRKLTPNQGEEPVWTRLYGTTSSDWVTDMTVDADGNIYLVGQTLGSFHPNIPPPEDNSDIFLIKLNSNGTAPEYFQLSSPGEDYPSSVAVGPQGDIYVAGYTTDLLFDGTMHNGQRDGFVFRVTPPGMGTGAY from the coding sequence ATGTCAGTCTTCGTTTACGGCAGAAGCATGCTCGCGGCCGCCGCGTTGAGCGCGCTGGGGAGCGGCTGTGGTCCTGATGCGCTCCCGCAGGGCTCGCTCCGGAGCGGGTTTTCGGTGTCCTCTCCCGGGTGGAACCTCGTCGGCGTCAATTTCGGCACGATCCGGCATGATGAGGCGACTGACCTCTGGATCCACCCCGAGAATGGCTCCGTCTACGTCTCTGGCTACGAGAATGGCACGCTGGGGATGACCAGTGTCGACCCCTCGGGTGACACGCGTGGAGTGATCCACAAATTCTCCGCGGACCTGAGCAGCCAGGGCACCGCCATCAAGTTCGGCAATGGCAATGGGAAGTCGGAGGTCATCGAGGCGGTCGTCGGCGCTCGAAGCTCGAGTACAAGCCCGTGGGAGCTGTACTTCGCGGGACGGACGACGGGCTCGTTCAACAACACTCCCAACGCCGGGCAGTACGACACCATCGCGGGCTGGACGTCGCTGACTGGAACGCAGAAGGTCTTCCAGTTCGGCACGAACCGCCCGCAGCACCCGCGGCGACTGGCGCTCGACAACGCCGGTGGGATGATCATCTCCGGGTACGACGACATCTACATCCCCTCCAACTACGTGGAGGCGTGGGAGGATCCGTTCGTCATGAAGTTGCAGCGGTCGGGCACGAACCTGACTGTCGCCAGCGGCTGGCCGCTCCAGTTCAACACCGGCATCACGGACTTGCTGCCAGGCATGGCGATGAAGCCCGATGCCAATGCCCCGATCTACATCGCCGGCGCCAACGCCAGCGGTAGCACTCGCGGCATGTTCGTGAAGAAGCTCCAGCAGAATGGCACCGTCGAGTGGGTCTCCCAGCAGTCCCCTGTCTCCGTGGACATGGGGGCGGCGCTCCACGTGCTGCCGGACAACAACGTGCTCTTCACCGGCTCCACCTATTTCGACTTCGGGCAGCCCGTCATTGGCGAGCAGGACATCGTCGTGCGGAAGCTGACTCCGAACCAGGGCGAAGAGCCCGTGTGGACGAGGCTCTACGGCACCACGAGTTCCGACTGGGTCACGGACATGACCGTCGATGCCGACGGCAACATCTACCTGGTGGGCCAGACGCTGGGCTCGTTCCATCCCAACATTCCGCCTCCTGAGGACAACAGCGACATCTTCTTGATCAAGCTGAACTCGAATGGGACCGCGCCGGAGTACTTCCAGCTCAGCTCGCCGGGCGAGGATTATCCCTCCTCCGTCGCCGTGGGCCCGCAGGGAGATATCTACGTGGCGGGCTACACCACGGACCTTCTGTTCGACGGAACGATGCACAATGGGCAGCGTGATGGCTTCGTGTTCCGCGTGACGCCTCCCGGCATGGGGACGGGGGCTTATTAG